Proteins encoded within one genomic window of Formosa agariphila KMM 3901:
- the rplM gene encoding 50S ribosomal protein L13 — MDTLSYKTISANKATVNKEWVLVDAEGQSLGRLASKVAKLIRGKHKPNFTPHVDCGDNVIVINAEKVNLTGNKWNDKTYIRHTGYPGGQRSLTATELFGKDPARLVEKSVKGMLPKNILGAALFRNLTVVSGTAHAHEAQKPKTINLNEFK, encoded by the coding sequence GTGGATACATTAAGCTACAAAACGATTTCAGCCAACAAAGCTACTGTTAATAAAGAGTGGGTTTTAGTTGATGCTGAAGGTCAAAGTTTAGGTCGTTTAGCTTCTAAAGTTGCAAAACTTATTAGAGGTAAACACAAACCTAATTTCACACCACACGTTGATTGCGGTGATAACGTAATAGTTATCAATGCAGAAAAAGTCAACTTAACAGGAAACAAGTGGAATGACAAAACGTACATTCGTCACACAGGTTATCCAGGTGGTCAAAGAAGTTTAACTGCTACAGAATTGTTTGGAAAAGATCCAGCAAGGTTAGTAGAAAAATCAGTAAAAGGAATGTTACCTAAAAACATATTAGGTGCCGCTTTATTCCGTAATCTAACAGTTGTTTCTGGTACAGCTCATGCTCATGAAGCTCAAAAACCAAAAACAATAAACTTAAACGAATTCAAATAA
- the rpsI gene encoding 30S ribosomal protein S9 yields the protein MEVIHKIGRRKTAVARVYVAPGEGKITVNKKDVADYFTTATLQYKVNQPLTMTNNDGNFDITVNVYGGGITGQAEAIRLAISRVMCEIDAENRLILKPEGLLTRDPRMVERKKFGQKKARKKFQFSKR from the coding sequence ATGGAAGTAATTCACAAAATTGGCCGTAGAAAGACGGCTGTTGCTCGTGTATATGTTGCCCCGGGTGAGGGTAAGATTACAGTGAACAAAAAAGACGTGGCGGATTATTTTACTACTGCAACTTTGCAGTATAAAGTAAACCAACCTTTAACCATGACTAACAATGATGGCAACTTTGATATTACAGTAAATGTATATGGAGGTGGTATTACTGGACAAGCAGAAGCAATCCGTTTAGCTATTTCTCGTGTTATGTGCGAAATCGATGCAGAAAACAGATTAATTCTTAAGCCAGAAGGTTTATTAACTAGAGACCCAAGAATGGTTGAACGTAAGAAATTCGGTCAGAAGAAAGCTCGTAAGAAGTTTCAATTCTCGAAACGTTAA
- a CDS encoding methyltransferase, translating to MSADLRVNKPTPFFSEQPLIAFSRASNVALTIKALEVGKPVLIAAFYSDGLDLLKALHQHLKKRFPNGTFKEQRAYRLAYQKLSKLIYINIVDHKLIVKKAPAIGWLAKLYPEQTSFLLPFTKVQGLNSAWQWYKNGIDLPVLRSKIHPYYGVYFPTRFDHLILFDNWLKRYNGPKKSAIDVGIGSGVLALQLVKFGFQKVFGTDTNPNAIVGLTESMEDTKLSRKIELDFAPLFGKWEKQTELIVFNPPWLPAAHDLDHIDEAISYPETLFSEFFKAAKKRLLPEGKLVLIFSNLAQLTQVTDTHPIADELAVGGRFKLEQCLKRPVKAASSQTKRDQNWRATEDVELWILVHA from the coding sequence ATGAGTGCAGATTTACGTGTAAACAAACCCACGCCTTTTTTTTCGGAACAGCCTTTAATAGCTTTTAGCCGAGCTTCAAATGTAGCGCTTACAATTAAGGCTCTAGAAGTGGGTAAGCCTGTATTAATTGCAGCATTCTATAGCGATGGTTTAGATTTGCTTAAAGCATTGCATCAGCATTTAAAAAAGCGTTTTCCCAATGGGACGTTTAAAGAACAGCGTGCGTATCGTTTAGCCTATCAGAAGTTATCTAAGCTGATTTACATAAACATTGTAGACCATAAATTAATCGTGAAAAAAGCACCCGCCATTGGTTGGTTGGCTAAACTATATCCAGAGCAGACATCTTTTTTGCTGCCATTTACTAAAGTGCAAGGTTTAAATAGTGCTTGGCAATGGTATAAAAACGGAATTGACTTGCCGGTGTTGCGCAGTAAAATTCACCCGTATTACGGCGTGTATTTCCCTACGCGATTCGATCATTTAATCCTTTTCGATAATTGGTTGAAACGCTATAACGGACCAAAAAAATCGGCTATAGATGTCGGTATAGGAAGTGGCGTTTTGGCGTTGCAACTCGTGAAATTTGGTTTTCAGAAAGTGTTTGGAACCGATACCAATCCGAATGCTATTGTAGGACTCACAGAATCTATGGAAGATACCAAACTCTCTAGAAAAATAGAATTGGATTTTGCACCGCTCTTTGGTAAATGGGAAAAGCAAACCGAACTCATTGTTTTTAATCCGCCTTGGTTGCCTGCAGCACATGATTTAGATCATATTGATGAAGCCATTTCTTATCCAGAGACATTATTTTCTGAATTCTTTAAGGCCGCAAAGAAACGCTTGTTACCAGAAGGAAAGTTGGTTCTTATATTTTCTAATTTAGCACAACTCACTCAGGTTACAGATACGCATCCTATTGCAGACGAACTAGCGGTGGGCGGACGATTTAAATTAGAGCAATGCCTTAAACGCCCAGTAAAAGCAGCTTCAAGTCAAACTAAGCGCGACCAAAATTGGCGTGCAACCGAAGACGTTGAACTTTGGATATTGGTTCATGCGTAA
- the rpsB gene encoding 30S ribosomal protein S2, translating into MAKVEVKELLEAGVHFGHLTRKWDPNMAPYVYMERNGIHIINLYKTAAKIDEAGEALSKIAASGRKILFVATKKQAKDIVSEKAGAINMPYITERWPGGMLTNFVTIRKAVKKMASIDRMKKDGTFMTLSKKERLQVDRLRAKLEKNLGSISDMTRLPGALFVVDIKREHIAIKEAQKLNIPIFAMVDTNSDPRQVDFVIPANDDASKSIDKVLTHVTGAIADGLAERKADKDSKDSAKAEKPSAAKAKATSTEEEE; encoded by the coding sequence ATGGCAAAAGTAGAAGTAAAAGAATTACTTGAAGCAGGTGTACATTTCGGTCACTTGACTCGTAAGTGGGATCCAAACATGGCTCCTTACGTATATATGGAACGTAACGGTATCCATATTATCAATTTATATAAAACTGCAGCTAAAATTGATGAAGCTGGTGAAGCTTTAAGCAAGATTGCTGCTTCAGGACGTAAAATCCTTTTTGTTGCGACAAAAAAACAAGCTAAAGACATCGTATCAGAAAAAGCTGGGGCAATTAACATGCCTTACATTACTGAAAGATGGCCTGGTGGAATGTTAACTAACTTTGTAACTATTAGAAAAGCTGTTAAGAAAATGGCTTCTATTGATAGAATGAAGAAAGATGGTACATTCATGACACTTTCTAAAAAAGAACGTTTACAAGTAGATCGTTTAAGAGCTAAGTTAGAGAAAAACTTAGGTTCTATTAGCGACATGACTCGTTTACCAGGAGCTTTATTTGTAGTAGACATTAAGCGTGAGCATATCGCGATTAAAGAAGCTCAAAAATTAAACATTCCAATCTTTGCAATGGTAGATACTAACTCTGACCCTCGTCAAGTTGATTTCGTTATCCCTGCAAACGACGATGCTTCTAAATCTATCGATAAAGTTTTAACTCACGTAACTGGTGCTATTGCAGATGGTTTAGCTGAGCGTAAAGCTGATAAAGACTCTAAAGATTCAGCGAAAGCTGAAAAACCTTCTGCTGCTAAAGCGAAAGCAACATCTACAGAAGAAGAGGAATAA
- a CDS encoding type 1 glutamine amidotransferase domain-containing protein produces the protein MKDLKNKTVAILATNGFEESELKSPKEALLEAGAEVHIVSLESGEIKAWADGDWGDAYKVDKTLDQVSQSDYNALVLPGGVINPDLLRRDTKAISFVKSFFENHKPVAAICHAPWLLAEADVLKGRKVTSFHSIKTDIVNAGAEWVDQEVVVDQGLVTSRSPEDLPAFNAKVIEEIKEGKHDMQTA, from the coding sequence ATGAAAGATTTAAAAAATAAGACTGTTGCTATTTTAGCAACCAACGGATTTGAAGAAAGTGAATTAAAATCGCCTAAAGAAGCTTTATTAGAAGCAGGAGCAGAGGTGCACATCGTGTCTCTAGAATCTGGAGAGATTAAAGCTTGGGCCGATGGAGATTGGGGAGATGCTTATAAAGTAGATAAAACATTAGACCAAGTGTCTCAATCAGATTATAACGCGCTAGTACTTCCAGGAGGTGTTATAAACCCGGATTTATTAAGACGAGACACTAAGGCTATAAGCTTTGTGAAGTCGTTTTTTGAAAACCATAAACCAGTAGCTGCTATTTGTCATGCGCCGTGGTTATTGGCAGAAGCCGATGTTTTAAAAGGACGAAAAGTAACATCTTTTCATTCAATAAAAACCGATATTGTTAACGCCGGTGCAGAATGGGTAGATCAAGAAGTTGTGGTAGACCAAGGTTTAGTAACTAGCCGTTCGCCAGAAGATTTACCAGCATTTAATGCTAAGGTTATAGAAGAAATTAAGGAAGGTAAGCACGATATGCAAACTGCTTAA
- a CDS encoding NAD(P)-dependent oxidoreductase, whose protein sequence is MFKKLVAIEPISLILSAEKKLQSLAEDVILYEDMPSSVNEIVERIGDADAVLLSYTTTLSKDAIAQCPNIAYIGMCCSLYTPESANVDIEYANSRDITVTGIRDYGDEGVVEYVISELVSALHGFGVNPNGSQRTPWNGLPSEITGLKAGIVGLGKSGGMIADALHFFGADVSYFSRTRKPEAEAKGYTYLPLQELLSENEVVITCLNKNTILLHDAEFKAFGNHKILFNTGLSPAWDEQPFNVWLNEDNRVYCDTLGALGDKALFEHPHVNCVNISVGRTKQAFDRLSEKVIHNIEHFLKEEYALTCSDMN, encoded by the coding sequence ATGTTTAAAAAACTAGTAGCCATAGAACCCATAAGTTTGATTCTATCGGCTGAGAAAAAATTACAATCTTTAGCTGAAGACGTGATTTTATACGAAGATATGCCATCTTCTGTAAACGAGATTGTAGAACGTATTGGAGATGCAGATGCTGTACTTTTAAGCTATACAACTACACTTAGTAAAGACGCTATTGCGCAATGCCCCAATATTGCCTACATAGGCATGTGTTGCTCGTTATACACTCCAGAAAGTGCTAATGTAGATATTGAATATGCCAACTCGAGAGACATTACCGTTACAGGTATTCGTGATTACGGAGACGAAGGTGTAGTAGAATATGTAATTAGCGAACTAGTAAGTGCCTTACACGGTTTTGGTGTAAATCCTAACGGTAGCCAAAGAACACCATGGAACGGTTTACCTTCTGAAATTACAGGTCTAAAAGCAGGAATTGTTGGTTTAGGAAAATCTGGAGGAATGATTGCAGATGCACTTCACTTTTTTGGTGCTGATGTCTCTTATTTTTCTAGAACTAGAAAACCCGAAGCAGAAGCTAAAGGTTATACTTATTTACCTTTACAGGAATTACTTTCTGAAAACGAAGTGGTGATCACCTGTCTAAATAAAAACACCATCCTTTTGCATGACGCCGAATTTAAAGCATTTGGTAATCATAAAATATTATTTAACACTGGGCTATCGCCTGCATGGGACGAGCAACCTTTTAACGTTTGGTTAAATGAAGACAATCGTGTGTATTGCGACACGCTTGGTGCTTTAGGAGACAAAGCGCTTTTCGAACACCCACATGTAAACTGTGTAAATATATCTGTTGGAAGAACCAAACAAGCTTTCGACCGTTTAAGCGAAAAAGTAATTCATAATATTGAACATTTTCTTAAAGAAGAATATGCCTTAACCTGTTCAGACATGAATTAA
- a CDS encoding DUF2853 family protein — protein sequence MSDVQSKLAQLKATAEKQLTDCGVSNIDHEKLDGYVNSLKTMVDNKDAVLVSGLDASELETVRRNFVEKKLGVTDKDKAMAAITSVVDKMSGIKMKNRPAFYYLVSEALS from the coding sequence ATGAGTGATGTACAATCAAAATTAGCTCAACTTAAAGCTACTGCTGAAAAACAATTAACGGACTGTGGAGTAAGTAATATAGACCATGAAAAATTAGATGGCTATGTAAATAGTTTAAAAACGATGGTAGATAATAAAGATGCAGTTTTGGTTTCTGGATTGGATGCTTCTGAATTGGAAACTGTAAGACGTAATTTTGTAGAAAAAAAATTAGGCGTAACAGATAAAGACAAAGCTATGGCTGCCATTACAAGCGTTGTAGATAAAATGTCTGGTATTAAAATGAAAAACAGACCCGCATTTTATTATTTAGTATCTGAAGCTTTAAGTTAA